A genomic window from Arthrobacter globiformis includes:
- the tyrS gene encoding tyrosine--tRNA ligase, with product MSQLNDLESQQNDPSFANIWQELKWRGLVHVSTDEVELEKLLAGEPVTYYCGFDPTAPSLHLGNLVQLLLMRRLQLAGHKPLGLVGGSTGLIGDPRPTAERTLNTKDTVSEWVGYLQAQVRRFLSFDGANAARMVNNLDWTAPLSAIDFLREVGKHFRVGTMLRKDAVASRLSSEEGISYTEFSYQILQGMDYLQLYRDYGCMLQTGGSDQWGNLTSGTELIRKVEGKTVHALGTPLITNADGTKFGKSEGNAIWLDSAMVSPYTFYQFWLNTADADVVDRLKVFTFLTRAEIDEIAVSVAERPFAREGQRKLAYEVTALVHGAEATEKVIAASAAVFGNGDLSVLDEQTLAAATAELPSASVDGTGLGIIDLLVASGLSDSKSAARRVVGEGGAYVNNAKVTDPDAVIPPSQLLHGKYLLLRRGKKNLATVQVSGA from the coding sequence GTGTCACAACTAAACGACCTCGAATCCCAGCAGAACGACCCCAGCTTCGCCAACATCTGGCAGGAGCTCAAATGGCGCGGCCTTGTCCACGTATCCACCGACGAGGTGGAACTGGAAAAGCTCCTCGCCGGGGAACCGGTCACCTATTACTGCGGATTCGACCCCACGGCGCCGAGCCTCCACCTGGGAAACCTGGTCCAGCTCCTCCTCATGAGGCGGCTCCAGCTGGCCGGCCACAAACCCCTCGGTCTCGTGGGCGGCTCCACCGGGCTGATCGGCGATCCGCGTCCGACGGCGGAACGCACCCTGAATACCAAGGACACCGTTTCGGAGTGGGTCGGCTACCTGCAGGCCCAGGTCCGCCGCTTCCTCAGCTTCGACGGCGCCAACGCCGCCCGGATGGTCAACAACCTCGACTGGACCGCACCGCTGAGCGCGATCGACTTCCTTCGCGAGGTCGGCAAGCACTTCCGCGTGGGCACCATGCTCCGCAAGGACGCTGTGGCCTCACGCCTCAGCTCCGAGGAAGGCATCAGCTACACGGAATTCAGCTACCAGATCCTGCAGGGCATGGATTACCTCCAGCTCTACCGAGACTACGGCTGCATGCTGCAGACCGGCGGATCCGACCAGTGGGGTAACCTCACCAGCGGTACGGAGCTCATCCGCAAGGTGGAGGGCAAGACGGTCCACGCACTGGGCACTCCGCTCATCACCAACGCCGACGGCACCAAGTTCGGCAAGAGCGAGGGCAACGCCATTTGGCTGGATTCCGCAATGGTCAGCCCGTACACCTTTTACCAGTTCTGGCTGAACACCGCCGATGCGGATGTCGTGGACCGGCTGAAGGTGTTCACCTTCCTCACCCGGGCCGAGATTGACGAGATTGCCGTCTCTGTCGCCGAGCGTCCGTTCGCCCGCGAAGGCCAGCGGAAGCTCGCCTACGAAGTGACGGCGCTGGTCCACGGGGCCGAAGCCACCGAAAAGGTCATTGCTGCTTCCGCGGCTGTTTTCGGCAATGGCGACCTGTCGGTGCTGGACGAGCAGACGCTTGCCGCGGCAACTGCAGAACTGCCGTCCGCTTCCGTGGACGGCACCGGGCTCGGCATCATCGACTTGCTGGTTGCCTCGGGGCTCTCGGACAGCAAGTCCGCCGCACGCCGTGTCGTCGGAGAGGGCGGTGCCTACGTCAACAATGCCAAGGTCACGGATCCGGACGCGGTGATCCCACCGTCCCAGCTGCTGCACGGCAAGTACCTGCTGCTTCGCCGGGGCAAGAAGAACCTGGCCACTGTTCAGGTGTCCGGCGCCTAG
- a CDS encoding multicopper oxidase family protein encodes MSVTRRQALQIGGVGIIGAFGLAVPLTSVNAKSASQLASRNMPKPFQRTLPIPEVLRPNSTVVDPDGHKRHLYKIEQKAALANIVPGLSTPILGYNGTFPGPTIKVNQGERITLEMDNVLPLFHPQWGYRLDTSTHLHGSASLPQFDGYANDLTGLGYCKDYEYPNFQPARTLWYHDHAVHNTAQSVYSGLAAQYHLHDEVEGSILPQGKFDVPLTVSDAMFAANGSLGYNDNTHSGLWGDVILVNGAPWPVMKVQRRIYRFRILNASIARSYRFSLSTGDAMTIVATDGGLMPAAQQVTSWRHGGAERYEILIDFSKYPVGKRVELRNLSNKNNVDYDFTNKVMAFDVTDEPVDTSGPGARVLPTLLAPSTTMSLKPSDSVKTRRMRVKRDNDIWTIGGMTWDEVVESGYRKVLADPDLDDVEIWEIENSSGGWFHPVHIHLVDFQVLSRNGQAPFAHERGPKDVVYVGEGETVRLLMKFEHHRGRYMIHCHNLPHEDHDMMAQFSVGIDTNDPDPNHPVEAVKPHPINQTAPVQETTEVPAPQTTQPAEAATPVTTEPATSPVASSPAPAPAAAPVGQKDVVTITSARHRLKKDMTFSGTSRYAGSTAATSATVVLYDVTPGRAAARLGTVKANSPGTWTLAVKPGPAKQVTAVKAESSVGGTATASVRTR; translated from the coding sequence GTGTCAGTTACACGCCGTCAGGCATTGCAAATAGGTGGAGTGGGGATCATCGGCGCCTTTGGACTGGCTGTGCCCTTGACCTCGGTCAACGCCAAGTCAGCAAGCCAGCTGGCGTCCCGCAACATGCCGAAGCCCTTTCAACGGACACTTCCCATTCCGGAGGTGCTAAGGCCCAATAGCACGGTCGTGGACCCCGACGGCCACAAGCGGCACCTGTACAAGATCGAACAGAAAGCCGCCCTGGCCAACATCGTGCCTGGCCTCAGCACACCAATCCTCGGCTACAACGGGACATTTCCGGGGCCGACCATCAAGGTGAATCAGGGCGAACGCATCACTCTGGAGATGGACAACGTGTTGCCCCTGTTCCACCCGCAGTGGGGGTACCGGCTTGACACCTCGACCCACCTGCACGGGTCGGCGTCGCTGCCGCAGTTCGACGGCTACGCCAACGACCTCACCGGCCTGGGCTACTGCAAGGATTATGAATACCCCAACTTCCAGCCGGCACGGACCCTGTGGTACCACGACCACGCCGTCCACAATACGGCCCAGAGCGTCTACTCCGGCCTCGCCGCCCAGTACCACCTGCACGACGAAGTGGAGGGCAGCATTCTTCCACAGGGCAAGTTCGACGTGCCGCTCACGGTATCCGATGCCATGTTCGCAGCCAACGGCTCCCTCGGCTACAACGACAACACCCACTCCGGCCTGTGGGGCGACGTCATCCTTGTGAACGGAGCGCCTTGGCCGGTGATGAAGGTCCAGCGAAGGATCTACCGCTTCCGCATTCTCAATGCCTCCATTGCGCGTTCCTACCGCTTCTCCTTGAGCACAGGAGACGCAATGACCATCGTCGCGACGGACGGCGGCCTGATGCCGGCCGCCCAGCAGGTGACATCGTGGCGGCACGGCGGTGCCGAGCGCTACGAGATCCTCATCGACTTCTCGAAGTACCCCGTCGGCAAGCGGGTCGAACTGCGCAATCTGTCCAACAAGAACAACGTGGACTACGACTTCACCAACAAAGTCATGGCCTTCGACGTGACGGACGAGCCTGTCGACACGTCCGGACCCGGTGCCAGGGTGCTGCCGACGCTTCTCGCCCCGAGCACGACCATGAGCCTCAAGCCTTCGGACTCCGTGAAGACCAGGCGCATGCGCGTGAAGCGGGACAACGACATCTGGACTATCGGGGGCATGACGTGGGACGAGGTGGTCGAGAGTGGCTACAGAAAGGTCCTTGCCGATCCCGACCTCGATGACGTGGAAATCTGGGAAATAGAAAACAGCTCAGGAGGATGGTTCCATCCGGTCCACATCCATCTCGTGGACTTCCAGGTCCTCAGCCGCAACGGGCAGGCACCCTTCGCCCACGAGCGTGGGCCCAAGGACGTTGTCTACGTGGGCGAGGGCGAGACCGTCCGGCTGCTCATGAAATTCGAACACCACCGCGGCAGGTACATGATCCACTGCCACAACCTGCCCCACGAGGACCATGACATGATGGCCCAGTTCAGTGTCGGCATCGACACGAACGACCCAGATCCCAATCATCCAGTGGAAGCCGTAAAGCCGCACCCAATCAATCAGACTGCACCCGTACAAGAGACGACCGAAGTGCCGGCACCGCAGACCACCCAGCCAGCAGAGGCAGCCACACCGGTGACGACCGAACCGGCCACGTCACCGGTGGCATCATCACCGGCGCCAGCCCCGGCTGCCGCGCCTGTGGGACAGAAAGACGTCGTGACCATTACCAGTGCCCGGCACCGCCTGAAGAAGGACATGACCTTCAGCGGTACTTCCAGGTACGCCGGCTCGACGGCGGCAACCTCGGCCACCGTCGTGCTGTACGACGTGACGCCAGGGCGTGCTGCCGCACGCTTGGGAACTGTGAAGGCAAACTCCCCGGGGACGTGGACGCTGGCGGTCAAGCCCGGACCAGCCAAGCAGGTCACCGCTGTCAAGGCCGAATCAAGCGTAGGCGGGACAGCGACAGCGAGCGTAAGAACCAGGTGA
- a CDS encoding cytochrome c oxidase assembly protein, whose protein sequence is MKKSRTKPVAAAAMILGCGLLALFVAYSTEAGKEAAFLDRTGAAVIWGLPLAKLVFNVAAAGTVGPLVLALFALPPKGKAFSKALVLAGISAVLWTATAAAISVLTFHSLANLPLFSEGSGAILVSFLTDVDAGRRNALTVVITATVALLCFGVQSQRAVAVTAVLAATGLIPLALNSHAAGGASHADSTVSVVMHMAAAAIWIGGLAALILLRRTLGTELLAAVRRYSTLALLSFLALAISGVAAGVTGIGTLEGLATPYGLILLAKTAILGVLGVFGALHRKWILTKLASVPSRARITFSALAVAELAVMAAASGLAAALARTPPPTVSQAAPAPVSLRLPGFVDLLGSWKPDALWIFLCAGALFLYAAGVRRVRNGGGHWPAYRAGLWVAGVALLFLVTNGGLRVYQEYLISAHVTTQMLLIAVVPLLLVPGAPLTLARLAASPRQDGTIGGAEALMLILRPVMSATSAPYMAAAGLAAVLAALYYTPLLEYSSRTQFGYQAMALLALLSGCLFTASLTRATSAGPGSSLPSRLATIGAVAALYAAHGWALAQQADQLPDSRRQEWLITVGLPWDQPVLAVVEPAGMAMWIIAGGTLLVAAAAVLSTSRRGRDPIARHRSATERDHNLVMSSEP, encoded by the coding sequence ATGAAGAAATCACGGACGAAGCCGGTGGCCGCTGCAGCCATGATCCTGGGTTGCGGGCTACTGGCACTGTTCGTTGCCTACTCGACCGAGGCCGGCAAGGAAGCGGCGTTCCTGGACCGGACCGGCGCGGCGGTCATCTGGGGGCTTCCTCTTGCCAAACTTGTTTTCAATGTCGCGGCTGCCGGGACTGTCGGGCCTCTTGTCCTGGCGCTCTTTGCCCTCCCCCCGAAGGGAAAAGCGTTCTCGAAGGCACTCGTCCTTGCCGGCATATCCGCTGTGCTCTGGACAGCCACCGCAGCCGCGATCAGCGTCCTCACCTTCCACTCGCTGGCCAACCTGCCGCTGTTTTCGGAAGGATCCGGCGCCATTCTCGTGAGCTTCCTGACGGACGTCGACGCTGGGCGGAGAAACGCTCTGACCGTCGTGATTACGGCAACCGTGGCGCTCCTCTGCTTCGGAGTTCAGAGCCAGCGGGCTGTTGCCGTCACGGCAGTGCTGGCTGCCACGGGACTGATACCTCTGGCTCTAAACTCCCATGCCGCGGGTGGTGCCAGCCACGCCGACAGTACGGTCTCGGTAGTGATGCACATGGCCGCCGCAGCCATCTGGATCGGCGGCCTGGCCGCGCTCATCCTGCTTCGACGGACGCTGGGAACGGAGCTGCTGGCCGCGGTCCGGCGTTACTCGACGTTGGCGCTGCTGTCCTTCCTTGCCCTGGCAATCTCGGGCGTAGCGGCCGGAGTGACAGGCATCGGCACCCTTGAAGGGCTGGCCACACCGTACGGCCTGATCCTCTTGGCCAAGACCGCAATTCTGGGGGTTCTGGGCGTGTTCGGGGCCCTGCACCGAAAGTGGATCCTCACAAAGCTGGCGTCGGTCCCAAGCCGGGCACGAATCACCTTCTCGGCTCTGGCGGTGGCCGAACTTGCCGTCATGGCAGCCGCCTCTGGGCTGGCGGCCGCACTGGCGCGTACCCCACCGCCAACGGTTTCGCAGGCAGCGCCCGCCCCGGTGTCCCTACGTCTTCCGGGCTTTGTGGATTTGCTCGGCAGTTGGAAGCCCGACGCCCTGTGGATCTTCCTCTGCGCCGGTGCTCTGTTCTTGTATGCAGCCGGCGTGCGGCGCGTCAGGAACGGTGGCGGGCACTGGCCTGCCTACCGCGCGGGTCTCTGGGTGGCTGGAGTCGCGCTGCTGTTCCTGGTCACCAACGGAGGACTCCGCGTTTACCAGGAGTACCTGATCAGTGCGCACGTCACGACGCAGATGCTTCTCATTGCCGTCGTTCCGCTCCTGCTGGTTCCCGGTGCGCCGCTGACATTGGCCAGGCTCGCCGCTTCGCCCAGGCAGGACGGGACGATAGGCGGCGCGGAAGCACTCATGTTAATCCTGCGTCCTGTCATGAGTGCTACGTCGGCGCCATATATGGCGGCCGCTGGCTTGGCCGCGGTGCTGGCTGCCCTGTACTACACGCCTTTACTGGAGTACTCGTCACGCACCCAGTTCGGGTACCAGGCAATGGCCCTGTTGGCGTTGCTCTCCGGCTGCCTGTTCACAGCTTCCCTTACCCGCGCCACCAGCGCCGGCCCTGGATCGTCACTGCCCTCCAGGCTGGCGACCATAGGTGCCGTGGCTGCGCTCTATGCGGCGCACGGCTGGGCCCTCGCCCAACAAGCAGACCAGCTGCCGGATTCGCGGCGGCAGGAATGGCTGATCACCGTGGGCCTGCCCTGGGACCAACCGGTTCTGGCGGTGGTCGAGCCGGCGGGCATGGCCATGTGGATCATCGCGGGCGGCACACTACTTGTCGCGGCGGCGGCTGTGCTGTCCACGTCACGCCGAGGCCGCGACCCGATCGCACGGCACCGTTCCGCTACTGAGCGCGACCACAATCTTGTGATGTCCTCTGAGCCCTGA
- a CDS encoding HAD-IIA family hydrolase, whose protein sequence is MTDAQLISRFDALLADLDGVVYRGPHAIPGAVESLQRLDGIGVGLGYVTNNASRSPAQVAAHLRELGAPAEDHQVVSSSQAGADLLASLLSPGAAVLITGSPALAHEVELVGLKPVHSAEENPVAVVQGFNPAIGWKDLAEASFVLADGDVLWVATNTDMTLPQTRGTAPGNGSLVAAVAAATGRQPLVAGKPEAPLFHAAAKRLSSDRPLVVGDRLDTDILGGNRAGFATVAVLTGIDTLESMLAARTEERPRYIIRDLAGLYEAYPEIDNDGGTFRCGNATATVAGDAIRIAGLKDDLDSWRAACAAWWVARPDADVPTAPELEWLDQ, encoded by the coding sequence ATGACTGATGCACAACTGATTTCGCGGTTCGACGCCCTGCTGGCTGACCTGGACGGAGTGGTCTACAGAGGCCCCCACGCGATCCCCGGCGCTGTGGAATCCCTGCAGCGGCTGGACGGGATCGGTGTCGGCCTTGGTTACGTCACCAACAACGCCTCCCGCAGCCCGGCTCAGGTCGCGGCCCACCTGCGTGAGCTCGGCGCCCCCGCAGAGGACCACCAGGTGGTGAGCTCCTCCCAAGCCGGGGCTGACCTGTTGGCGTCTCTGCTGTCCCCGGGCGCCGCCGTCCTGATCACCGGAAGCCCGGCGCTGGCCCACGAGGTTGAGCTTGTTGGCCTGAAGCCGGTGCACAGCGCCGAGGAGAATCCGGTGGCAGTCGTGCAGGGCTTCAACCCTGCAATCGGCTGGAAGGATCTCGCCGAAGCGTCCTTCGTCCTGGCGGACGGCGACGTGCTGTGGGTTGCGACGAACACTGACATGACTCTCCCGCAGACCCGGGGCACCGCGCCGGGCAACGGGTCTCTCGTGGCGGCGGTGGCCGCTGCAACCGGCCGGCAGCCCCTCGTCGCCGGCAAACCGGAGGCCCCGCTGTTCCATGCAGCGGCCAAGCGCCTGTCGTCAGACCGGCCGCTGGTGGTCGGCGACCGGCTGGACACCGACATCCTCGGCGGCAACCGGGCCGGCTTCGCCACGGTGGCCGTGCTGACCGGCATTGACACCCTGGAAAGCATGCTGGCGGCCCGGACCGAGGAGCGGCCACGCTACATCATCCGGGACCTGGCCGGCCTCTACGAGGCATATCCGGAAATTGATAACGACGGCGGGACGTTTCGTTGCGGGAACGCCACCGCAACCGTTGCCGGAGACGCCATCCGCATCGCCGGGCTCAAGGACGACCTCGATTCCTGGCGCGCGGCGTGTGCCGCGTGGTGGGTGGCCCGGCCCGACGCCGACGTCCCCACGGCTCCCGAACTCGAGTGGCTGGATCAATAG
- a CDS encoding TlyA family RNA methyltransferase: MPRLDQLLVSRGLARSRTHAARLIAEGKVSSEGDVLAKASLQVGDDRELSVAEDATDAYASRAGHKLAGALDAFPEVAVGGKRCLDAGASTGGFTDVLLRRGAAHVVAVDVGHGQLVPQLRSDSRVSVHEGLNVRYMDPGQIGGPAELTVADLSFISLTLVLVPLAACTAPGGDLVLMVKPQFEIGKERLARTGVVTSERERRLAVGKVAGAALDAGLELRGLATSPLPGQDGNVEYFLWITQRMSEDLPKIEERDAAVAALLGKIWPNH, encoded by the coding sequence ATGCCCAGACTCGACCAACTGCTCGTCAGCAGGGGCCTGGCGAGGTCTCGCACGCACGCCGCCCGACTTATCGCCGAAGGCAAGGTGTCCTCGGAGGGCGACGTCCTCGCCAAAGCGTCACTGCAGGTGGGCGACGACCGTGAACTGAGCGTCGCCGAAGACGCGACGGACGCATACGCCAGCAGGGCCGGCCACAAACTGGCCGGCGCGCTGGACGCCTTCCCCGAGGTCGCCGTCGGCGGCAAACGATGCCTTGACGCCGGAGCCTCCACGGGCGGCTTTACCGACGTCCTGCTGCGGCGGGGAGCCGCGCACGTGGTGGCGGTCGACGTCGGGCACGGCCAGCTGGTGCCCCAGCTCCGCAGCGATTCGCGCGTGAGCGTGCATGAAGGGCTGAACGTCCGCTACATGGATCCCGGCCAGATCGGCGGCCCGGCGGAGCTCACGGTTGCCGACCTGTCCTTCATCTCGCTGACGCTGGTGCTGGTCCCGCTGGCGGCCTGCACCGCTCCGGGCGGAGACTTGGTCCTCATGGTCAAGCCGCAGTTCGAGATCGGCAAGGAGCGGCTCGCCCGCACGGGAGTGGTCACCTCGGAGCGCGAACGGCGCCTGGCTGTCGGTAAAGTGGCGGGGGCGGCGCTCGATGCCGGCCTGGAACTGCGGGGGCTGGCTACCAGCCCGTTGCCTGGCCAGGACGGAAATGTCGAATACTTCCTGTGGATAACGCAAAGAATGTCCGAAGACTTGCCTAAGATCGAAGAGCGGGACGCAGCCGTGGCTGCGTTGTTGGGAAAGATCTGGCCGAACCACTAG
- a CDS encoding NAD kinase has translation MSRRVLVLAHTGREESLKAAWEACAQLHASGIIPVMQKSELGDMEGFFGAMDQPVEILHDHIQLPDVELVMVLGGDGTILRAAELVREVDVPLLGVNLGHVGFLAESERADLAQTVEWIASREYTVEERMTIDVQVWVRGQKIWHTWALNEAAIEKGDRERMLELVTEVDERPLTSFGCDGVVLATPTGSTAYAFSAGGPVVWPEVEALLIVPISAHALFAKPLVVSPRSRLAVEVLNRTDALGVLWCDGRRSVDLPPGARVEVTRSTTPVRLARTHQTPFSARLVRKFELPIHGWRGPVPQSEQVHTGPVPIVRTPRTMAPPSGLRPYEPGSESDPPTEK, from the coding sequence ATGAGCAGGCGTGTACTGGTACTTGCCCATACCGGCCGCGAGGAATCCCTAAAGGCGGCCTGGGAGGCATGCGCCCAGCTCCACGCCTCCGGCATCATCCCCGTCATGCAGAAGTCCGAACTGGGCGACATGGAGGGCTTCTTCGGCGCCATGGACCAGCCGGTCGAAATCCTCCACGACCATATCCAGCTTCCGGACGTCGAACTGGTCATGGTGCTGGGCGGGGACGGGACCATCCTGCGGGCAGCCGAACTGGTCCGCGAAGTGGACGTGCCGCTGCTGGGCGTGAACCTCGGCCATGTCGGCTTCCTCGCCGAGAGCGAGCGTGCGGACCTCGCCCAGACCGTCGAATGGATCGCCAGCCGTGAATACACGGTGGAGGAGCGCATGACCATCGATGTCCAGGTCTGGGTCCGCGGCCAAAAGATCTGGCACACCTGGGCCCTGAACGAGGCCGCCATCGAGAAAGGTGACCGGGAGCGCATGCTCGAACTGGTCACAGAGGTGGACGAGCGCCCGCTGACCTCCTTCGGCTGCGACGGCGTGGTGCTGGCCACGCCCACCGGATCCACCGCCTACGCGTTCTCGGCCGGCGGCCCCGTCGTATGGCCCGAGGTGGAGGCACTTCTCATTGTTCCCATCAGCGCGCATGCCCTTTTCGCCAAGCCGCTGGTGGTTTCGCCCCGGTCCCGGCTGGCCGTCGAAGTGCTCAACCGCACGGACGCACTGGGCGTGCTGTGGTGTGATGGCAGGCGCTCCGTGGACCTGCCTCCCGGCGCCCGCGTGGAGGTCACCAGGTCCACCACCCCCGTCCGCCTGGCCCGCACGCACCAGACGCCGTTTTCGGCGCGGCTGGTCCGCAAGTTCGAACTTCCCATCCATGGCTGGCGCGGCCCCGTGCCCCAGTCCGAGCAGGTCCATACCGGTCCCGTGCCGATCGTGCGCACGCCCCGGACCATGGCGCCTCCCTCGGGCCTCCGGCCGTACGAACCCGGTTCAGAATCCGATCCTCCGACTGAAAAGTGA
- the recN gene encoding DNA repair protein RecN — protein sequence MLEELRIRDLGVISDATLPLGPGLSVVTGETGAGKTMVVTAVGLLLGARSDAGAVRSGAKSASAEAVVQLQSGHFALERARDAGAEIEEFDGGAELLLSRRLGADGRSRAFLGGRAAPVGVLAEIGESLVVVHGQTDQIRLKGAAAQREALDKFAGDGLASALGGFQDLYSSWKSSQAELDSLRSAERERLREAESLEAALAEIDAVDPQPGEDEALKAEAVKLANVEELRIAATTAHQALIAEDFGEAGDATSLVDAAKRTLEHVAEHDEELGSAAARLAEVGFLLNDIATELASYQAGLDSEGPERLAEIEERRASLAKLVRKYAPSIDEVLEWAENARARFDELQGDSTRIENLEAEVARAGAELKKQAAAISKVRAKAAKDLSARVSAELKALAMADATLVITIEAAAQLGPHGADEISFLLRPHSGAPARPLGKGASGGELSRVMLAIEVVLAAVDPVPTFVFDEVDAGVGGRAAVEIGRRLAMLARHVQVLVVTHLPQVAAFADQHIRVTKTSVRGADGSTAKGFTSSDVQLLDEAERVRELARMLAGQEDSETAQAHAQELLDDAKLLPQQA from the coding sequence ATGCTTGAAGAACTGAGAATCCGCGATCTCGGCGTCATCTCCGACGCCACGCTGCCGCTGGGCCCTGGGCTCAGCGTGGTGACGGGCGAGACCGGTGCCGGCAAGACCATGGTGGTCACCGCCGTCGGGCTGCTGCTGGGAGCCCGGTCGGACGCCGGCGCCGTGCGCAGTGGCGCGAAGAGCGCCTCTGCGGAAGCTGTGGTGCAGTTGCAATCCGGCCACTTCGCCCTGGAACGCGCCAGGGATGCCGGTGCTGAGATCGAGGAGTTCGACGGCGGCGCGGAACTGCTGCTGTCGCGGCGCCTGGGTGCCGACGGACGCAGCCGGGCCTTCCTCGGCGGCCGGGCCGCCCCGGTGGGGGTGCTGGCCGAAATCGGCGAGTCGCTGGTGGTGGTGCACGGGCAGACGGACCAGATCCGGCTCAAGGGCGCCGCCGCACAGCGCGAAGCCCTCGACAAGTTCGCGGGGGACGGGCTGGCCTCGGCGCTCGGCGGATTCCAGGACCTCTACAGCTCCTGGAAGTCCAGCCAAGCCGAGCTGGACTCGCTCCGAAGCGCAGAGCGCGAGCGGCTCCGCGAGGCCGAGTCCCTGGAAGCCGCGCTGGCCGAGATCGACGCCGTGGACCCGCAGCCGGGGGAGGACGAGGCCCTGAAGGCCGAGGCCGTGAAGCTGGCCAACGTCGAGGAACTCCGGATCGCAGCCACCACCGCGCACCAGGCCCTCATCGCCGAGGACTTCGGCGAGGCCGGCGACGCCACGTCGCTCGTGGATGCGGCTAAGCGGACCTTGGAACACGTGGCCGAGCATGACGAGGAACTCGGATCAGCAGCCGCCCGTCTGGCCGAAGTCGGGTTCCTGCTCAACGACATTGCCACCGAGCTGGCCAGTTACCAGGCCGGGCTGGACTCGGAGGGGCCGGAGCGCCTGGCCGAGATCGAAGAACGCCGGGCCTCTCTGGCCAAGCTGGTCCGGAAGTACGCGCCGAGCATCGACGAGGTCCTCGAATGGGCGGAAAACGCCCGCGCGCGCTTTGACGAACTGCAGGGCGACTCCACCCGGATCGAGAACCTGGAAGCCGAGGTGGCCAGGGCCGGTGCGGAGCTGAAAAAGCAGGCTGCGGCCATCAGCAAGGTCCGCGCCAAGGCCGCCAAGGACCTCTCCGCCCGGGTCAGCGCGGAGCTGAAGGCCCTCGCCATGGCCGACGCCACGCTGGTGATCACCATCGAAGCCGCAGCCCAGCTGGGGCCCCACGGCGCGGACGAGATCTCCTTCCTGCTCCGGCCGCATTCCGGCGCCCCCGCCCGGCCGCTGGGCAAGGGCGCGTCCGGCGGTGAGCTCTCCAGGGTCATGCTGGCCATCGAGGTGGTGCTGGCAGCCGTGGACCCCGTGCCCACGTTCGTCTTCGACGAGGTGGACGCCGGCGTGGGCGGCCGCGCCGCAGTGGAGATCGGCCGGCGGCTGGCCATGCTGGCCCGCCATGTCCAGGTCCTGGTGGTCACGCACCTGCCGCAGGTGGCAGCGTTTGCCGACCAGCACATCCGTGTGACCAAAACCTCGGTGCGCGGCGCCGATGGCTCCACCGCCAAGGGCTTCACTTCCAGCGACGTCCAGCTCCTGGACGAGGCCGAACGCGTCAGGGAACTCGCCCGGATGCTGGCAGGGCAGGAGGACTCCGAAACCGCCCAGGCGCACGCCCAGGAGCTTCTGGACGACGCCAAGCTCCTGCCACAGCAAGCCTGA